One Acidobacteriota bacterium DNA window includes the following coding sequences:
- a CDS encoding dihydroorotate dehydrogenase-like protein, whose translation MKLNTSYLGMNLRTPLIVSASPLSEELDNIKRMEDAGASAVVLHSLFEEQLTNDRFELNYHLSYGTESFAEALTFFPEPLDYHLGPEGYLNHIRRAKEAVNIPIIGSLNGSSIGGWTDYAKEIEQAGADAIELNIYYIPTDPDISGVEIEHTYLDILEMVKPHVKIPVSIKLSPFFSNLANFAKRLDGEGADGLVLFNRFYQPDLNLEALEVFPNIILSTPQAMRLPMRWIAILYGRIHASLAATSGIHTAQDVLKMLMVGANVTQLCSVLFRRGIDHIKIIERDLIEWMAEHEYESVRQLQGSMSQKNCANPSDFERAQYVRALHSYKPAHL comes from the coding sequence ATGAAGCTCAACACCTCTTATCTGGGAATGAATTTACGAACGCCGCTGATTGTATCGGCTTCGCCGCTTTCGGAAGAGCTTGACAACATCAAACGCATGGAGGATGCGGGCGCGTCAGCCGTGGTTTTGCATTCGCTGTTTGAAGAGCAACTCACCAATGACCGCTTTGAGTTGAATTATCATTTGAGTTACGGCACCGAAAGTTTTGCCGAAGCGTTGACCTTTTTTCCCGAACCGCTCGATTATCATCTCGGACCCGAAGGTTATCTCAATCACATTCGCAGAGCCAAAGAAGCCGTGAACATTCCGATTATCGGCAGTCTCAATGGTTCATCCATCGGCGGCTGGACGGATTATGCGAAAGAGATTGAACAGGCTGGAGCCGATGCCATCGAATTAAATATTTATTACATCCCGACTGACCCGGATATTTCCGGGGTTGAAATCGAGCACACCTATCTCGATATACTTGAAATGGTCAAACCCCATGTCAAGATTCCGGTTTCGATAAAGCTCAGTCCATTTTTCAGCAACCTCGCCAATTTTGCCAAACGTCTTGACGGTGAAGGAGCCGATGGACTGGTTTTGTTTAACCGTTTTTATCAACCTGACCTTAACCTCGAAGCTCTGGAGGTTTTTCCCAACATCATTTTGAGCACGCCGCAGGCAATGCGCCTGCCGATGCGCTGGATCGCCATTCTTTACGGGCGCATTCATGCATCACTTGCTGCAACCAGTGGTATCCATACGGCACAAGATGTGTTAAAAATGTTGATGGTCGGAGCAAACGTCACACAGCTATGCTCAGTCCTTTTTAGGCGCGGCATAGACCATATCAAAATCATTGAGCGTGATTTAATCGAATGGATGGCAGAACACGAATATGAATCGGTTCGCCAGTTGCAGGGCAGCATGAGCCAGAAAAACTGCGCCAATCCCAGCGATTTTGAACGCGCCCAATATGTGCGGGCGCTCCACAGTTACAAACCGGCTCATTTATAA
- the nifJ gene encoding pyruvate:ferredoxin (flavodoxin) oxidoreductase, translating to MKRELITFDGNEAVAHVAYRINEVIAIYPITPSSPMGEWSDAWSAAHQPNIWGIVPSVIEMQSEGGAAGAVHGALQTGSLTTTFTASQGLLLMIPNMYKIAGELTPMVIHVAARSLAAQGLSIFGDHSDVMATRATGFALLASNSVQEAMDFALIAQAASLESRIPFLHFFDGFRTSHEVAKVELLTDDDMREMIDLDLVLAHRGRALSPDHPVLRGTAQNPDVYFQARETVNPFYDKCPDILQKAMDKFAAITGRQYHLYEYHGATDAERIIVLMGSGAEAVHETVDYLNAQGEKVGVLKVRLYRPFDSKRFVEALPATVKAIAVLDRTKEPGSAGEPLYQDCITALHEGMSKQWGELEVAPKIVGGRYGLSSKEFTPAMVKALFDNLKHEHPKNHFTIGINDDVTFTSLEYDDRFSTEPASVVRAMFYGLGSDGTVGANKNSIKIIGENTDNFAQGYFVYDSKKAGAVTVSHLRFGPEPIRSTYLITQSNFVACHQPIFLERYDMLSALVEGGTFLLNTPYSKEQIWHELPQTMQEQLIEKRAKFFVIDATKVARESGMGTRINTVMQVCFFALSGVLPKAEAIVAIKDSIRKTYGKKGDEIVALNLKAVDETLAHLFEVTIPGDVTGNIAMPPPVSPTAPTFVRDVLGKMIACQGDLLPVSALPCDGTYPTATAKWEKRNLALEIPVWDSQVCIQCGKCAMVCPHSVIRIKAYDAKYLEGAPESFKSCDARDREWQGLKYTIQVAPEDCTGCGICVDICPAKNKTETRLKALNMQAQPPLRESERDNWDFYLEIPELDRRLIKNSTIRQQQVQEPLFEFSGACAGCGETPYIKLVTQLFGDRTVIANATGCSSIYGGNLPTTPYTQNGEGRGPAWSNSLFEDNAEFGLGFRLSIDQQTAFAKQLLPKFASVVGDELVEHILNAEQKNEADIYDQRERVEILKQQLAGLDSVEAKQLQSLADYLVKKSVWIVGGDGWAYDIGYGGLDHVLASGRNVNILVLDTEVYSNTGGQMSKATPRAAVAKFAAGGKPVAKKDLGLIAMTYGNVYVARVAMGAKDEHTLKAFLEAEAYDGPSLIIAYSHCIAHGINMATGMQNQKAAVESGQWLLYRYNPDLTETGENPLQLDSRAPKIALEQYLYRENRFKMLTKSHPEDAKRMLKEAQKDVYDRWRFYEYFASRKPEPPDGNGNIGGKELAKLQK from the coding sequence ATGAAAAGAGAATTAATCACCTTTGACGGCAATGAAGCCGTCGCCCACGTTGCTTATCGAATCAATGAAGTCATTGCCATTTATCCAATTACGCCATCATCGCCAATGGGCGAATGGTCTGATGCCTGGTCTGCGGCGCATCAACCGAACATCTGGGGCATCGTGCCATCGGTCATTGAAATGCAAAGCGAAGGCGGCGCGGCGGGCGCTGTACACGGCGCATTGCAAACCGGTTCACTAACCACAACCTTCACGGCATCGCAGGGCTTGCTGCTGATGATTCCCAATATGTATAAGATTGCCGGTGAACTCACACCGATGGTCATCCACGTGGCGGCACGATCACTTGCCGCGCAGGGGCTTTCAATTTTCGGCGATCATAGCGATGTGATGGCAACGCGCGCCACCGGCTTTGCACTGCTTGCGTCAAATTCGGTACAGGAAGCGATGGATTTTGCGCTGATTGCACAGGCTGCATCGCTTGAGTCGCGCATTCCCTTTCTGCATTTCTTCGACGGGTTCCGCACCTCGCATGAAGTCGCCAAAGTCGAACTGCTCACCGACGATGATATGCGCGAAATGATTGACCTCGATTTAGTGCTGGCGCATCGCGGGCGCGCGCTTTCGCCCGACCATCCGGTGCTGCGCGGCACGGCGCAAAACCCCGATGTCTATTTTCAAGCCCGCGAAACCGTCAATCCTTTCTATGACAAATGCCCGGATATTTTGCAGAAGGCGATGGATAAATTCGCGGCAATTACCGGACGGCAGTATCACCTCTATGAATATCACGGCGCAACGGATGCCGAGCGCATTATTGTTTTAATGGGTTCGGGCGCGGAAGCGGTTCACGAAACCGTCGATTACTTAAACGCCCAGGGCGAAAAGGTCGGGGTGTTGAAAGTGCGCTTGTATCGCCCGTTCGATTCTAAACGTTTTGTTGAAGCGTTACCGGCAACCGTTAAAGCTATTGCCGTGCTTGACCGCACCAAAGAGCCGGGCAGCGCCGGCGAACCGCTTTATCAGGATTGCATCACCGCGCTTCACGAAGGAATGAGCAAACAATGGGGCGAACTCGAAGTCGCGCCGAAAATCGTCGGCGGGCGTTACGGGTTATCTTCAAAAGAATTCACCCCCGCGATGGTTAAAGCGCTATTCGATAATCTCAAACATGAACATCCGAAAAATCATTTCACCATCGGCATCAATGACGATGTGACCTTCACCAGTCTCGAATACGATGACCGTTTTTCAACCGAACCCGCAAGCGTAGTGCGCGCCATGTTTTATGGCTTGGGTTCGGATGGCACGGTCGGCGCGAATAAAAATTCCATCAAAATCATTGGCGAAAACACCGATAATTTCGCGCAAGGCTATTTTGTTTACGACTCCAAAAAAGCCGGAGCCGTCACCGTGTCCCACTTACGATTTGGTCCCGAACCGATTCGTTCAACCTATCTCATCACCCAATCGAATTTCGTCGCCTGTCATCAACCGATATTCCTCGAACGTTACGATATGCTTTCGGCGTTGGTCGAGGGCGGCACTTTTCTGCTCAACACACCTTATTCAAAAGAGCAAATCTGGCACGAGTTGCCGCAGACCATGCAGGAACAGCTAATCGAAAAACGCGCTAAATTTTTCGTCATTGATGCGACTAAAGTAGCCAGAGAAAGCGGCATGGGAACGCGCATCAATACGGTGATGCAGGTCTGTTTCTTTGCCCTGTCGGGCGTCTTGCCGAAAGCCGAAGCGATTGTCGCAATCAAAGATTCCATCAGGAAAACCTATGGCAAAAAAGGCGATGAAATCGTCGCGTTGAATTTAAAAGCGGTGGATGAAACCTTGGCGCATCTCTTTGAAGTTACGATTCCCGGCGATGTGACCGGCAACATAGCGATGCCGCCGCCGGTCTCGCCAACTGCTCCGACTTTTGTGCGCGATGTACTGGGAAAAATGATTGCCTGTCAGGGCGATTTATTGCCGGTGAGCGCCTTGCCTTGCGATGGCACTTATCCGACGGCAACCGCGAAATGGGAAAAACGCAATCTCGCATTGGAAATTCCGGTTTGGGATTCGCAGGTGTGTATTCAATGCGGCAAATGCGCGATGGTCTGCCCGCATAGTGTCATTCGCATTAAAGCCTATGACGCGAAATATCTCGAAGGCGCGCCCGAATCTTTCAAATCCTGTGATGCCCGCGACCGCGAATGGCAAGGGTTGAAATACACCATTCAGGTGGCACCCGAAGATTGCACGGGTTGCGGGATTTGCGTCGATATTTGTCCCGCGAAAAACAAAACCGAAACCCGGCTCAAAGCCCTCAATATGCAAGCGCAACCGCCGCTTCGCGAAAGCGAACGCGACAATTGGGATTTCTATTTAGAGATTCCCGAACTCGACCGTCGGTTGATTAAAAACTCGACGATTCGTCAACAACAGGTGCAGGAACCGCTGTTTGAATTTTCCGGGGCATGCGCCGGATGCGGCGAAACGCCTTACATCAAACTGGTCACTCAGCTTTTCGGCGACCGCACGGTGATTGCCAATGCCACCGGTTGTTCTTCGATTTATGGCGGCAATCTGCCGACCACGCCTTACACACAAAATGGCGAAGGTCGCGGTCCCGCCTGGTCGAATTCCCTCTTTGAAGACAATGCCGAGTTTGGTTTGGGGTTCAGATTGTCGATTGACCAGCAAACTGCCTTTGCCAAACAACTGTTGCCGAAATTCGCCAGTGTGGTTGGCGACGAATTGGTCGAACACATTCTGAATGCCGAGCAAAAAAATGAAGCGGATATTTATGACCAGCGCGAACGGGTTGAAATATTGAAACAGCAACTTGCCGGTCTCGATTCGGTTGAAGCGAAACAATTACAAAGTCTCGCCGATTACCTGGTGAAAAAGAGCGTATGGATTGTTGGCGGCGACGGCTGGGCTTATGACATTGGTTATGGTGGACTCGACCATGTCCTGGCAAGCGGTCGCAACGTCAACATTCTGGTACTCGACACCGAAGTCTATTCCAACACCGGCGGACAAATGTCGAAAGCCACACCGCGCGCGGCGGTGGCAAAATTCGCTGCCGGGGGCAAGCCCGTCGCGAAAAAAGATTTGGGATTGATTGCCATGACTTACGGCAATGTCTATGTGGCGCGGGTTGCGATGGGCGCTAAAGACGAACACACGCTCAAGGCTTTTCTTGAAGCCGAGGCTTATGACGGACCATCGCTCATCATTGCTTATAGTCATTGCATCGCGCATGGCATCAACATGGCGACTGGCATGCAAAATCAGAAAGCCGCCGTCGAATCCGGTCAATGGTTGCTCTATCGCTACAACCCCGATTTAACCGAAACCGGCGAAAACCCGCTTCAGCTTGATTCACGCGCGCCGAAGATTGCCCTTGAGCAATATCTCTATCGCGAGAATCGTTTCAAAATGCTCACCAAGAGTCATCCCGAAGATGCCAAGCGGATGCTCAAGGAAGCGCAAAAAGATGTTTATGATCGCTGGCGTTTTTACGAATACTTTGCCTCGAGAAAACCGGAACCGCCGGACGGTAACGGCAATATCGGTGGAAAGGAATTAGCGAAGTTGCAAAAGTGA
- the ric gene encoding iron-sulfur cluster repair di-iron protein: MSFTLSNTVREVAVKLPGATRIFERLGIDYCCGGNRSLNEACQLAQVSTEEVLSSLMELDKNHEPLPNHNWQQESLIALVDFIVQTHHVFTKQEIERLEKLLISVCKAHAQNHPELLRLNELFKLLAEDLLPHMMKEESVLFPYVKALESAQKNHHKPPMPFFGTVKNPVRMMMMEHDNVGELLRIMRTMTNNYQVPADACISYQTLYEALPSFEADLHQHIHLENNVLFPRTLELEKAAWYELQLA, from the coding sequence ATGAGCTTTACCTTATCCAATACGGTTAGAGAAGTCGCGGTTAAATTGCCCGGAGCCACGCGGATATTTGAACGACTGGGTATCGATTATTGTTGTGGCGGCAATCGTTCGCTAAATGAAGCCTGCCAGCTTGCACAGGTTTCAACTGAAGAGGTTTTATCTTCACTGATGGAGCTTGATAAAAACCATGAGCCGTTGCCAAATCACAATTGGCAACAGGAATCGCTTATTGCACTGGTTGATTTTATTGTGCAAACCCATCATGTGTTTACCAAACAGGAGATTGAACGGTTGGAAAAATTACTGATCAGCGTTTGCAAGGCGCACGCCCAAAATCATCCTGAACTTTTACGCTTGAATGAATTATTTAAATTGCTGGCAGAAGATTTACTCCCGCATATGATGAAGGAAGAGAGCGTGCTGTTTCCTTACGTGAAAGCTTTGGAATCGGCGCAGAAAAATCATCATAAACCGCCGATGCCGTTTTTCGGAACCGTGAAAAACCCCGTGAGGATGATGATGATGGAACATGATAACGTCGGTGAATTGCTGCGCATTATGCGAACCATGACCAACAATTATCAGGTTCCGGCGGATGCCTGCATCAGTTATCAAACTTTGTATGAAGCCTTGCCGTCATTTGAAGCAGATTTACACCAGCACATTCACCTGGAAAATAATGTTCTTTTTCCGCGAACCCTGGAATTGGAAAAGGCTGCCTGGTATGAATTGCAACTTGCTTGA
- a CDS encoding DUF6064 family protein, producing MNLPFSADQFFSIFETYNRAIFPVQVIAYALGGVAVLMALSKFSKRDQLVAAILAAFWLWTGIFYHLMYFSSLNPAAYIFGLVFIIQGGLLLWFGFVKQQLSFSFSRNLRSLVGGLLILYAMALYPALGYVFDHGYPQSPMFGVTPCPLTIFTLGFFLFVQKKVPWQLLIIPLLWSLVGSTAAFLFGVKEDFGLLVAGLLVLAFVFESRREKILARL from the coding sequence ATGAATCTTCCCTTTAGCGCAGATCAATTCTTTAGCATTTTTGAGACATATAATCGGGCAATTTTTCCCGTTCAGGTGATTGCCTATGCGCTCGGCGGCGTTGCTGTGCTGATGGCGCTTTCAAAATTTTCAAAGCGCGACCAACTGGTAGCTGCGATATTGGCTGCCTTCTGGTTATGGACAGGAATTTTTTATCACTTGATGTATTTCAGCAGCCTTAACCCGGCTGCTTACATTTTTGGTCTGGTATTTATAATTCAGGGGGGGCTGTTACTGTGGTTTGGATTTGTAAAGCAACAGCTCTCTTTTAGTTTTAGCAGAAACCTTCGCAGCCTGGTGGGGGGATTGTTGATACTTTATGCAATGGCGCTGTACCCGGCACTCGGATATGTATTCGACCATGGTTATCCCCAATCACCCATGTTTGGGGTGACGCCCTGCCCGTTGACCATTTTTACTTTGGGTTTCTTCTTATTCGTCCAAAAAAAAGTTCCCTGGCAATTGTTAATCATTCCGCTGTTGTGGTCATTGGTTGGGTCAACGGCAGCTTTTCTCTTTGGGGTGAAAGAGGATTTCGGGTTGCTTGTCGCAGGTCTACTTGTGCTAGCTTTTGTATTTGAGAGCCGTCGCGAAAAAATCCTCGCGCGTCTTTAG
- the trxA gene encoding thioredoxin, producing MNSNVVHLLRCKACGSVNRVPADRLKQKFIPICGRCATALSLGAEPVMVNHSNFAEVVEQSAIPVVVDFWADWCAPCKMLAPVLDQLASELDGRVQIAKLNIDENQAMAVRFNVRSIPTLIIFKDGKAVDRLIGLMSKEQIMSRLEAVLEN from the coding sequence ATGAATTCAAATGTTGTTCATCTGCTGCGCTGCAAAGCCTGCGGAAGCGTTAATCGTGTCCCGGCTGATCGGTTGAAGCAAAAATTCATTCCGATTTGCGGGCGTTGCGCTACGGCTTTGTCTCTGGGCGCAGAGCCGGTCATGGTCAACCACAGCAATTTTGCCGAAGTGGTCGAGCAATCGGCGATTCCGGTTGTTGTTGATTTCTGGGCTGACTGGTGCGCGCCCTGCAAAATGCTCGCCCCTGTGCTTGACCAACTGGCAAGCGAACTCGACGGGCGCGTGCAGATTGCCAAATTAAATATCGATGAAAATCAGGCAATGGCTGTGCGGTTTAATGTTCGCAGCATCCCGACATTGATTATTTTCAAAGACGGCAAAGCGGTTGACCGGCTGATTGGTTTGATGAGCAAAGAGCAGATTATGAGCCGGTTGGAAGCTGTGCTGGAGAATTAA
- a CDS encoding SAM-dependent methyltransferase, which yields MRKDYSRTAEAVALARAIQQNLPPSQRILDDPYASAFIQHPYLRLVARSPMRSRLLSRFLDFWATGGQEFVAIRARFADELASEMVGQGLQQLVLLGAGFDSMALRIQQTLRGVTVFEVDHPATQKVKRRVLERLGIPDNLRFVAVDFEKDNFVEKLQEAGCASHQLSLIIWMGVSYYLTEQAMARALTQIRLLGSQGSKLTFDYFLQEVIDQTTPNAEARFAARRVAQLGEPWLFGLQPEAVADYLKNFGFRLIHDYDAEGLRHKFHLRRFKPIDYAHIVVCEHAGKA from the coding sequence ATGAGAAAAGATTACAGCCGCACCGCCGAGGCGGTTGCCTTAGCCCGCGCCATACAACAGAATCTGCCGCCATCCCAACGCATACTCGACGACCCTTACGCATCGGCATTTATTCAACATCCATATTTGCGCCTGGTTGCCCGCAGCCCGATGCGCTCGCGTCTGCTATCGCGCTTTCTGGATTTCTGGGCAACCGGCGGGCAGGAATTCGTTGCCATTCGCGCGCGTTTTGCCGATGAACTGGCAAGCGAGATGGTTGGTCAAGGATTGCAGCAACTCGTGCTTTTAGGCGCGGGGTTTGATTCGATGGCGTTAAGAATTCAGCAAACGCTTCGTGGCGTAACGGTTTTTGAAGTCGATCATCCGGCTACCCAAAAGGTCAAACGCAGAGTCTTGGAACGGTTGGGCATCCCCGATAATCTGCGCTTTGTCGCCGTTGATTTTGAAAAAGATAACTTCGTTGAAAAATTGCAAGAGGCAGGATGCGCCAGCCATCAACTTTCACTGATTATCTGGATGGGCGTGTCGTACTATTTGACTGAGCAGGCGATGGCGCGCGCTTTAACGCAAATCCGTTTGTTGGGAAGCCAGGGGAGCAAACTCACATTCGATTATTTCTTGCAGGAAGTCATTGACCAGACCACGCCAAATGCCGAAGCGCGATTTGCAGCGCGCCGCGTGGCGCAACTCGGTGAACCGTGGCTATTCGGATTGCAACCCGAAGCAGTCGCTGATTATTTAAAGAATTTCGGATTCCGATTGATTCACGATTATGATGCCGAAGGGTTGCGACACAAATTTCATCTGCGGCGTTTCAAACCGATTGATTACGCGCACATCGTGGTTTGCGAACACGCGGGCAAGGCTTGA
- a CDS encoding cation-translocating P-type ATPase, whose translation MKEEQANYPCDLCQLPVGRHPFQRQFNHETKWFCCLGCTNVYAILLESGVIDSGEDIRETEIFKRSLQLGLISTGRTQSTKKSTLEIPQGTPTEEALIQVSGMWCSSCAWLIEHALSNERGVVSAEAFFASDLVKVRYCPQYLPPDRITQRIKQLGYQASEYTGDNEAAQTERRDLILRLGIAGFLWLNIMTLSTALYVGYFEQINESLARFLPFVLMALAAPVIFFSAKTIMQLAWQGFINRTVRMETLLGLGILAAYVYSSIQAFRGETHVYFDTASAIVTLVLLGKLIERGAKERTSKAITMLYRLMPKKVRLYAGGLEKFVSIEALSVDDIFVVKAGERIPADGVVVEGASHTDESLLTGESSPIAKGIDSPVVSGSVNVSSVLHIRATKVGNDTTLAQIIRLVEHALSSRSAIERTVDKVSRIFVPGVIVVAVSTFAICWLGGFTNLGDALMRAITVLVIACPCALGMATPLAITAAIGAASRSGILVSDSRVLETIRKVDVVILDKTGTITEGNFALLDFDIQPETVMLENFIPTIALQLQNSLQPPVSENLSDGIFKTHYLPMLAGLERCSEHPLGRAVINYAEHENIDITEAREVQIHKGLGITGKISNKRIFIGNRKLAESEARLSGSQFLESANQWERQGRTVAFFGWQGAIKGVLAFGDQVKPEARQVVNDLRARGIKTLIVSGDAQDTTAWITKQVGADEFIAEALPDDKTQVIERLQQQGKVVAMIGDGINDAPALAKADLGIAVGSGADLAMRAAAMVLMSNSLTKVIEAFEISRKTWRVVRQNLFWAFVYNTLSISLAVTGVLNPLLAAAAMLLSSLSVIGNSQRLSASLQKRK comes from the coding sequence ATGAAAGAAGAGCAGGCAAACTATCCGTGCGACCTGTGTCAATTACCGGTCGGACGCCATCCATTTCAACGACAATTTAACCATGAAACCAAATGGTTCTGTTGTCTGGGTTGCACAAATGTTTATGCCATATTGCTGGAAAGCGGCGTCATCGACAGCGGTGAAGACATTCGCGAAACTGAAATTTTCAAACGCAGTTTACAGCTCGGACTGATTTCCACCGGCAGAACCCAATCAACTAAAAAATCAACTCTTGAAATTCCCCAAGGCACACCAACCGAAGAGGCATTGATTCAGGTTTCAGGCATGTGGTGTTCGTCTTGCGCCTGGCTTATCGAGCACGCCTTATCGAATGAACGCGGCGTGGTTTCCGCTGAAGCGTTCTTTGCATCCGATTTAGTTAAAGTTCGTTACTGCCCGCAATATCTGCCGCCCGACCGCATCACTCAGCGCATCAAGCAACTCGGTTATCAAGCCAGCGAATACACCGGCGACAATGAAGCAGCGCAGACGGAACGGCGCGATTTAATTTTGCGACTCGGCATTGCGGGTTTTCTGTGGCTCAACATCATGACGTTGAGCACGGCGCTTTATGTTGGATATTTCGAGCAAATCAATGAAAGTCTGGCGCGTTTCCTGCCCTTTGTGTTGATGGCGCTGGCTGCGCCTGTCATCTTCTTTTCTGCAAAAACGATTATGCAACTCGCCTGGCAAGGCTTCATCAATCGCACTGTAAGAATGGAAACGCTCCTTGGTTTAGGCATTCTTGCGGCTTATGTTTACAGTTCGATTCAAGCCTTTCGCGGCGAAACCCATGTCTATTTCGATACCGCTTCAGCAATCGTCACCTTGGTTTTACTTGGCAAATTAATCGAACGCGGCGCAAAAGAGCGCACCAGCAAAGCCATCACCATGCTTTATCGGTTAATGCCGAAAAAAGTTCGACTGTATGCCGGTGGCTTGGAAAAATTTGTTTCCATCGAGGCGCTCAGTGTCGATGATATTTTTGTCGTCAAAGCCGGTGAACGCATACCGGCTGATGGTGTAGTGGTCGAAGGCGCATCGCATACCGATGAATCGTTGCTCACAGGCGAATCGTCGCCAATCGCTAAAGGGATTGATAGCCCTGTGGTATCGGGCAGCGTCAATGTCAGTAGCGTCCTGCACATTCGCGCCACCAAGGTTGGCAATGACACGACGCTGGCGCAAATCATTCGCCTGGTAGAACACGCCCTGAGCAGTCGTTCGGCAATCGAGCGCACGGTTGATAAAGTGTCGCGCATTTTCGTGCCGGGCGTCATTGTCGTTGCCGTTTCAACTTTTGCGATTTGCTGGCTCGGCGGGTTTACCAACCTGGGCGATGCCTTGATGCGCGCCATCACGGTTCTGGTTATCGCTTGCCCCTGTGCGTTGGGGATGGCAACGCCGCTTGCCATCACCGCCGCCATTGGCGCGGCTTCACGTTCAGGCATACTCGTTAGCGACAGTCGGGTACTGGAAACCATTCGCAAAGTTGATGTGGTGATATTGGATAAAACCGGAACCATCACCGAAGGCAACTTCGCGCTCCTAGATTTCGACATTCAACCTGAAACGGTGATGCTCGAAAATTTCATTCCAACCATCGCCCTGCAATTGCAGAACTCACTACAACCGCCTGTAAGTGAAAATTTATCCGACGGGATTTTTAAAACCCATTACTTGCCGATGCTCGCTGGGCTTGAACGCTGTTCGGAACATCCCTTGGGACGCGCGGTCATCAATTACGCCGAGCATGAAAATATCGATATTACGGAAGCCCGCGAGGTGCAAATTCATAAAGGGCTTGGCATCACCGGCAAGATTTCAAACAAACGCATTTTCATCGGCAATCGCAAACTCGCCGAAAGCGAAGCGCGACTGTCGGGTTCGCAATTTCTGGAAAGCGCCAATCAGTGGGAGCGGCAAGGGCGCACGGTGGCATTTTTCGGCTGGCAAGGCGCAATCAAAGGCGTGCTCGCCTTCGGCGACCAGGTTAAACCGGAAGCCCGCCAGGTCGTGAATGATTTAAGAGCGCGCGGCATCAAAACCTTGATAGTTTCGGGTGACGCGCAAGACACGACCGCCTGGATTACCAAACAGGTTGGCGCAGATGAATTCATAGCCGAAGCCCTGCCCGATGATAAAACCCAGGTGATTGAGCGATTGCAGCAACAGGGCAAAGTCGTCGCCATGATTGGCGATGGCATTAACGATGCGCCGGCTTTGGCGAAAGCTGATTTAGGCATCGCTGTGGGGTCGGGGGCAGACCTCGCGATGCGCGCCGCAGCGATGGTGTTAATGAGCAATTCACTGACGAAAGTTATCGAAGCGTTCGAGATTTCGCGCAAGACCTGGCGCGTCGTCAGACAAAATCTGTTCTGGGCATTCGTGTATAACACCTTGAGCATCAGCCTCGCAGTCACGGGCGTGTTGAATCCGTTGCTTGCCGCCGCCGCCATGTTGCTATCGAGTTTATCGGTGATTGGCAATTCACAACGCCTCAGCGCCTCGCTGCAAAAACGCAAGTAA